In Chryseobacterium oranimense, a single window of DNA contains:
- a CDS encoding endo-beta-N-acetylglucosaminidase H, with translation MKKAITMLIVMIIHAIPVLNAQQLNPTGICYVEVNNNNILNAGSYKLQTSGKYLFNVVNIFAANINYDTGRGRPYLYCNNNVTKVLTNADTYIKPLQAKGMKVVLTILGNHQGAGLCNFPTREAAKDFAQQLAHTVNTYGLDGIDFDDEYSDYGQNGTGQPNASSFVMLVQELKALLPDKQITFYYYGPAASRLSWNGLRVGDYVNYSWNANYGTFSAPNVPPLTNAQISPAAVWLGNTSNSTTTSLATQTKNGGYGVFMWYDLHGTNETSQLSAGTQTLYGEQTILSTALQSWTQGTNCDAPIGLFTSNLTGTSAKLNWSAVGTNTYDVDYKPATSATWTNAATATTATSVTLSGLTANTEYDWRIRTNCSVKSTYMFAPRFNSGTGTAPSGSTSLSLDGSTESGAAGNLNLTGSALSLEGWIKPTSFKSASPYISSLLGTEVSDSNSAFLRLGDANIANNKLQFVLSINNVQQKLTAATALNANTWYHVAATYDGSTMKIYINGALDASKSQTGSVNSNGAFNVGYLYNTSRNFNGKVDEVRVWKRALSQTEISQNMCNVTLPATSLAAYWKFNEGSGSSVQDSSANGVTLTLTGVDASNWGTDIPCPAGSVAARNQNATSLEEVVAKKQVKLYPNPVSKSSPFTVSAPEEYNKGKLTVYSLTGNPLDTKTINAGDQQYDLSRLKEGTYIIQFESQNGSLKQTEKLIIK, from the coding sequence ATGAAAAAAGCCATTACTATGTTGATCGTAATGATCATTCATGCCATTCCTGTGCTGAATGCACAGCAGCTTAACCCTACGGGAATATGCTACGTGGAAGTAAACAACAATAATATCCTGAATGCAGGCTCATACAAGCTGCAGACATCAGGTAAATATTTGTTTAATGTCGTCAATATTTTCGCCGCCAATATCAATTACGATACGGGCAGAGGAAGACCTTACCTGTACTGTAACAATAACGTTACAAAAGTACTGACCAACGCAGATACTTACATAAAACCGCTTCAGGCAAAAGGAATGAAGGTAGTGCTGACCATTTTGGGTAACCATCAGGGAGCAGGCCTTTGTAATTTCCCTACCCGTGAAGCCGCAAAGGATTTCGCCCAGCAGCTTGCCCATACTGTAAATACTTATGGATTAGACGGAATCGATTTTGATGATGAATATTCAGATTACGGACAAAACGGTACGGGCCAGCCCAATGCAAGCTCTTTTGTGATGCTTGTACAGGAACTGAAAGCCCTATTGCCGGATAAACAGATCACATTTTATTATTACGGTCCGGCAGCTTCCAGACTTTCCTGGAACGGACTTAGGGTAGGAGATTATGTCAACTACAGCTGGAATGCCAATTATGGAACTTTCTCTGCACCTAATGTTCCGCCCCTTACCAATGCACAGATCTCTCCGGCAGCAGTATGGCTGGGAAATACTTCCAATTCCACTACAACCAGCCTGGCTACCCAGACGAAGAACGGCGGATACGGAGTATTTATGTGGTATGATCTTCATGGAACCAATGAAACATCACAGCTTTCAGCAGGAACACAGACATTATATGGGGAGCAGACTATCTTAAGCACTGCTTTACAGTCATGGACGCAGGGAACCAATTGTGATGCACCAATAGGATTATTTACCAGCAATCTTACGGGAACAAGTGCAAAATTAAACTGGTCAGCCGTAGGAACCAATACCTATGATGTGGATTATAAACCGGCTACTTCTGCCACATGGACGAATGCTGCAACGGCTACCACTGCTACGTCCGTAACCCTCTCAGGATTAACAGCCAACACAGAATATGACTGGAGAATCAGAACCAACTGCAGTGTGAAAAGTACCTATATGTTTGCTCCTAGATTCAACAGCGGAACAGGAACGGCTCCTTCGGGCTCTACCTCTCTTTCCCTTGATGGAAGCACAGAATCAGGTGCAGCGGGAAACCTGAACTTAACCGGTTCGGCATTATCGCTGGAAGGTTGGATAAAGCCAACTTCTTTTAAATCAGCATCACCTTATATTTCGTCTCTTTTGGGCACGGAGGTAAGCGACAGCAATTCAGCATTTTTAAGACTGGGCGATGCCAATATTGCCAATAATAAGCTTCAGTTTGTTTTGAGCATTAATAATGTGCAGCAAAAACTAACGGCTGCTACAGCATTGAATGCCAACACATGGTATCATGTTGCGGCAACTTATGATGGCTCAACCATGAAAATTTATATCAATGGAGCTCTTGATGCAAGTAAATCCCAGACGGGAAGTGTGAACTCCAACGGAGCATTTAATGTAGGATATTTGTATAATACATCAAGGAATTTCAATGGTAAAGTAGATGAGGTACGTGTTTGGAAAAGAGCATTAAGCCAGACAGAAATCAGCCAGAATATGTGTAATGTGACCCTTCCGGCTACTTCTCTTGCGGCTTACTGGAAATTTAACGAAGGAAGTGGTTCTTCAGTTCAGGACAGCTCGGCAAACGGTGTGACCCTTACACTTACCGGTGTTGATGCTTCTAACTGGGGAACAGATATACCATGTCCGGCAGGCTCTGTAGCAGCAAGAAATCAAAATGCAACAAGCCTGGAGGAAGTTGTAGCTAAAAAGCAGGTGAAATTATACCCGAATCCTGTAAGCAAATCTTCACCGTTTACAGTTTCAGCTCCGGAAGAATACAACAAAGGGAAATTAACGGTATATAGCCTTACCGGTAATCCTCTGGATACAAAAACCATCAATGCCGGAGATCAGCAGTATGATCTTTCAAGACTTAAAGAAGGTACTTATATTATTCAGTTTGAATCCCAGAACGGAAGCCTTAAGCAGACTGAAAAATTAATTATAAAATAA
- a CDS encoding SusD/RagB family nutrient-binding outer membrane lipoprotein — translation MKISHIKTISVSACMLFSALSCTGEFDKYNQEYIGGPENFNADFTQIVNPLKLMQRNQQSSTNWIYQLQTNLNADMYSGLFSTATPYNGGRNNTTYFIMDGWNERIMMTQLEDVFDKSKTINAVIKENYPGINFKASLAVAKILKVISASKVSDAHGPIIYSKFETPNPSTGITDFDSQQEAYNNFIADLTTAISDLQQTPGVEDKAVITKSDLIYGGNLANWAKLANSLKLRFAMRMSYADPAKSRLYAEQALASPAGFIDDNSANALINYGGASPLSDIIYSWGDCKIGAPLMAFMNGFSDPRRSAYAKPATDPSVAGQYIGIRQGVDMGGSKDRYGDFSQPIAASANGDYFSNSSGKNKVFTAAEIWFLKAEAAIRGYAGAGDAGTNYNKGIEMSFAEWGKSASYATYVADAVSKEAPYIDPKNASNSILAGNPMLSTITIKWNEGDSFERKLERIMTQKWIAIYPDGSEAWAEQRRTGYPVIFKNVLNDSQGTISTDAMIRRVPIPTKYRNNTLNYAQALQYLGGPDTGGTKLWWDKK, via the coding sequence ATGAAAATATCTCATATTAAAACAATATCAGTCAGTGCATGTATGCTGTTTTCTGCTTTAAGCTGCACGGGCGAATTTGATAAATATAACCAGGAATATATTGGAGGCCCTGAAAATTTCAATGCCGATTTCACCCAGATTGTAAATCCCCTGAAACTGATGCAGAGAAACCAGCAAAGCTCTACCAACTGGATCTATCAGCTGCAGACCAACCTTAACGCGGACATGTACAGCGGGTTATTCAGTACAGCAACACCCTATAACGGAGGAAGAAATAATACCACGTATTTCATTATGGATGGCTGGAACGAAAGAATCATGATGACGCAGCTGGAAGATGTTTTTGACAAATCAAAGACCATCAACGCTGTGATTAAAGAAAACTATCCGGGTATCAATTTTAAGGCATCTCTTGCTGTTGCAAAAATTCTTAAAGTAATCTCTGCAAGTAAAGTCTCAGATGCGCACGGACCTATCATTTACAGTAAATTTGAAACACCTAATCCTTCCACGGGAATTACGGATTTCGATTCACAGCAGGAAGCTTATAATAATTTCATTGCAGACCTTACCACTGCCATTTCAGACCTGCAGCAGACTCCGGGTGTTGAAGATAAGGCGGTTATTACTAAATCGGATCTTATATATGGCGGTAACCTGGCCAACTGGGCAAAACTTGCCAATTCTTTAAAATTAAGATTTGCCATGAGAATGAGTTATGCCGACCCTGCCAAATCAAGATTGTATGCAGAACAGGCTTTAGCATCTCCTGCAGGATTTATTGATGATAATTCTGCCAATGCACTGATTAATTATGGAGGAGCTTCTCCTCTCAGCGATATTATTTATTCATGGGGAGACTGTAAAATCGGAGCCCCATTAATGGCATTTATGAACGGATTTAGTGATCCGAGAAGATCTGCTTATGCTAAACCTGCTACCGATCCTAGTGTAGCCGGGCAATATATAGGAATAAGACAAGGGGTTGATATGGGAGGAAGTAAAGATAGATATGGAGACTTTTCCCAGCCTATCGCTGCTTCTGCCAACGGAGACTACTTTTCCAATAGCAGTGGTAAAAATAAAGTGTTTACTGCCGCAGAAATATGGTTTCTGAAAGCGGAAGCTGCTATCAGAGGGTATGCCGGGGCAGGAGATGCAGGAACAAACTATAACAAAGGCATCGAAATGTCATTTGCGGAATGGGGGAAAAGCGCATCTTATGCAACTTATGTGGCAGATGCTGTTTCTAAGGAAGCCCCTTACATTGATCCTAAAAATGCATCAAACAGTATTCTGGCAGGAAACCCGATGTTGAGTACAATTACTATCAAATGGAATGAAGGTGATTCTTTCGAAAGAAAATTAGAAAGAATCATGACCCAAAAATGGATCGCTATTTATCCTGACGGATCCGAGGCATGGGCAGAGCAGAGAAGAACCGGATATCCTGTTATTTTCAAAAATGTTCTCAATGACAGCCAGGGAACCATCAGTACCGATGCTATGATCAGAAGAGTTCCTATCCCGACCAAATACAGAAACAATACTTTGAATTACGCTCAGGCCCTGCAATATCTTGGAGGCCCCGATACAGGAGGAACCAAGTTGTGGTGGGACAAAAAGTAA
- a CDS encoding MFS transporter gives MGSNNSETHSVKPIFWISTLYFAMGIPFVTINAVSGIMYKDMGISDAKITFWTALIMFSWTLKPLWSPFLEIYKTKKFFVVATQFAIGILFALIALSLPMQDFFRYSIALFAVVAFCGATHDIAADGTYINFLTNKEQAKYIGWQGAFYNLAKIISSGVLVYFAGVLEKTKGITNAWMIIMGIYGLLFLVLAVYHYAVLPKENKSEEQKEVRKSRNVRKELLEVITSFFQKKNILWAVLFIILYRFAEGFAIKIAPLFFKAPRTSGGLGLSTSDIGLIYGTYGSAAFILGSVLAGYFIAARGLKRSLIWLCSAFNIPFVVYALLAHFQPSELLPVGIAVVVEYFGYGFGFVGLMLYIMQQIAPGEHKTAHYAFATGIMNLGVMIPGMFSGMISDWVGYKLFFIWVLIATIPAFVVTLLVPFSYPEQPKEH, from the coding sequence ATGGGAAGCAATAATTCTGAAACTCACTCGGTAAAACCGATTTTCTGGATATCAACATTATATTTTGCAATGGGAATTCCCTTTGTAACCATTAATGCCGTTTCCGGGATCATGTACAAAGACATGGGGATTTCAGATGCTAAGATCACATTCTGGACCGCCCTGATCATGTTTTCCTGGACATTGAAACCTCTTTGGAGTCCTTTCCTGGAGATCTATAAAACAAAGAAATTCTTTGTTGTAGCTACCCAGTTTGCTATAGGGATTCTATTTGCGCTCATTGCTTTAAGTTTACCAATGCAGGACTTTTTCAGGTACAGTATTGCCCTTTTTGCAGTCGTTGCATTTTGTGGTGCTACACACGATATAGCTGCGGACGGAACTTATATCAATTTTCTGACGAATAAAGAACAGGCAAAATATATTGGTTGGCAGGGTGCTTTCTACAACCTGGCAAAGATTATCAGCAGTGGAGTTCTGGTCTATTTTGCAGGAGTTCTGGAAAAAACAAAAGGAATTACCAATGCCTGGATGATCATTATGGGGATTTATGGGCTTCTGTTTTTGGTTTTAGCTGTTTATCATTACGCTGTTTTGCCAAAAGAAAATAAAAGTGAAGAGCAAAAAGAAGTAAGAAAATCAAGAAATGTTCGCAAAGAACTGTTGGAAGTGATCACTTCTTTCTTCCAAAAAAAGAATATCCTGTGGGCTGTACTGTTCATAATTCTCTACCGATTTGCAGAAGGGTTTGCCATAAAAATTGCGCCCTTATTTTTCAAAGCACCGAGAACCTCGGGAGGCCTTGGGCTATCCACATCGGATATCGGGCTTATTTATGGAACTTATGGTTCGGCAGCATTTATTTTAGGATCTGTGCTGGCCGGTTATTTCATTGCGGCAAGAGGACTGAAAAGATCATTGATCTGGTTGTGCTCGGCTTTTAATATTCCATTTGTAGTATATGCGTTGCTGGCTCATTTTCAGCCGTCAGAGCTGCTTCCTGTGGGTATTGCAGTAGTTGTGGAATATTTTGGCTACGGATTCGGGTTTGTAGGTTTGATGCTGTACATCATGCAGCAGATTGCACCCGGCGAGCACAAAACCGCTCATTATGCTTTTGCAACAGGTATTATGAACCTTGGAGTAATGATTCCCGGAATGTTCAGCGGGATGATCAGCGACTGGGTAGGCTACAAACTGTTTTTTATCTGGGTCCTCATTGCTACCATACCGGCATTTGTCGTAACACTGCTTGTTCCGTTCTCATATCCTGAACAACCCAAAGAACACTAA
- a CDS encoding glycoside hydrolase family 125 protein, whose protein sequence is MERRNFIKTSALAGAGLLFTQNVFAKTLGTEDFPVVRVPKDKRHFTSEAVESAIAAFKKKVKNKELVWLFENCFPNTLDTTVFYKETNGIPDTYVITGDIDAMWLRDSSAQVFPYLQFSKKDEKLHKLISGVIHKQTEFILKDPYANAFYNDENKISKWKEYDHTDMKPGIHERKWEIDSLCYPIRLAYHFWKTTGDTKPFDNNWLQGIKLTLQTFTEQQRKTGLGPYQFERTTAWATDGIPMGGYGYPTNPVGLINSMFRPSDDATIYAFLIPSNLFAVVSLRQAAEMVSKIKNEQKLAQQLNSLADEVDAAIKKYGIYDHPEYGKIYAFETNGFGSYNLMDDANCPSLLGLPYLDAVKADDPVYVNTRKYVWSKDNPFFFKGKLAEGIGGPHIGLDMIWPMSIIMKALTSNDKKEIRWCIETLQKTHGGTGFMHESFHKDNDKKFTREWFAWANTLFGELLWKTFNENQDLLT, encoded by the coding sequence ATGGAAAGGAGAAATTTTATAAAGACAAGTGCGCTGGCAGGAGCGGGATTACTCTTTACTCAGAATGTTTTTGCGAAAACACTGGGTACAGAAGACTTCCCTGTTGTCCGTGTTCCCAAAGATAAAAGACATTTTACCAGTGAAGCGGTAGAAAGTGCAATTGCAGCTTTTAAAAAGAAAGTGAAAAATAAGGAACTTGTCTGGCTCTTCGAAAACTGCTTTCCGAATACATTAGATACTACCGTTTTTTATAAAGAAACGAATGGAATCCCTGATACCTACGTAATTACCGGAGATATTGATGCCATGTGGCTTCGCGACAGCTCTGCACAGGTTTTTCCTTATCTGCAGTTCTCAAAAAAAGACGAAAAATTACATAAACTCATCTCAGGAGTTATCCATAAACAGACAGAATTCATCCTGAAAGATCCATATGCCAATGCTTTTTATAACGATGAAAATAAAATAAGCAAGTGGAAAGAATACGATCATACAGATATGAAGCCAGGCATCCACGAAAGAAAGTGGGAAATAGATTCACTCTGCTATCCTATCCGTCTCGCGTATCATTTCTGGAAAACAACAGGCGATACCAAACCATTTGACAATAATTGGCTTCAAGGAATCAAGCTTACTTTACAGACTTTTACGGAGCAGCAGAGAAAAACAGGTTTAGGACCTTACCAATTTGAGCGTACAACAGCCTGGGCTACAGACGGAATTCCAATGGGGGGATACGGTTATCCTACAAATCCGGTTGGACTTATCAATTCAATGTTCCGCCCGAGTGATGATGCTACTATTTATGCCTTTCTCATTCCATCCAATTTGTTCGCTGTAGTAAGCTTACGTCAGGCAGCAGAAATGGTTTCGAAAATAAAAAATGAACAAAAACTTGCCCAGCAGCTCAACAGCCTTGCCGATGAGGTAGATGCAGCCATCAAAAAATATGGAATTTACGATCATCCGGAATATGGAAAAATATACGCCTTTGAAACCAACGGATTCGGAAGCTACAACCTGATGGATGATGCCAACTGTCCGAGCTTGTTAGGATTACCCTATTTGGATGCTGTGAAAGCAGATGATCCGGTTTATGTGAATACCAGGAAATATGTTTGGTCAAAAGACAACCCGTTCTTCTTCAAAGGAAAGTTGGCAGAAGGAATAGGCGGACCACACATTGGCCTTGATATGATCTGGCCGATGAGTATCATCATGAAAGCGCTTACTTCCAACGACAAGAAGGAGATCAGATGGTGCATAGAAACTTTACAGAAAACCCACGGCGGAACCGGATTTATGCATGAATCCTTCCACAAGGATAACGATAAGAAATTTACCAGGGAATGGTTTGCCTGGGCCAATACATTGTTTGGAGAACTGTTATGGAAAACCTTTAACGAGAATCAGGATTTACTGACTTAG
- a CDS encoding GH92 family glycosyl hydrolase — MKKELLIFLLIALVSHTGNAQQRKDDILSWVDPFIGTGGHGHTFPGATTPFGMIQLSPDQNTKSGDWDWCSGYHYSSKTIMGFSHNHLSGTGWADLGDILVMPTVGNIKMVPGTEDKPESGYRSTFSHDKETASPGYYSVMLDSYGIKAELTASPRVGFHKYTFPKSEEANIIIDPTNKIFGNIYHTLVSIEGNNKIKGYCYSNGWGGKRFAYFVMEFSKPFKSYGTYSEGKIKENEKIALAKDAKAFVRFSTQENESIEVKVSLSPVSTEGAQQNFDAEAKNVDFAKAKENAQKTWRDLISRFQVTGGTDDQRKIFYTGVYHTFIAPNLYMDTNGDYVAAQENMNTKWFTNYSTYSYWDGFRATHPLLTIMDQKHTKEFANSLISRFTDRKDHMPIWELCGYDNFCMLGYHSVSVIWDAISKGVPGIDQEKAFAAMKDASLTDKMSSSDGGGGLNDYIKLGYTPSENGASVSATLEYAYDDWCIQQLAEKLGKKEEAEVYKKRSMNFLNTFNKENSHFWPRQKNGEFLADFKLNDWKKLQPHWVSGNIWAYDFFVPHQIDEMMNLYGGKKGFEEKLDKTFTEALKMEGEQHVDISGFIGSLGFGDEPGHHVPYLYNYAGSPYKTQKMVKFIRDNMYAAKPDGIVNNEDCGQMSAWYIFSSLGFYPVTPGKPVYAIGAPQFPKASLKLENGKIFTVIADKISDKNIYVQKMFLNGKEFKSWEINHSDIMNGGELKFVMGSKPVK, encoded by the coding sequence ATGAAAAAAGAACTGCTTATATTTTTATTAATTGCTCTCGTTTCCCATACCGGAAATGCCCAGCAGCGGAAAGATGATATACTCTCCTGGGTAGATCCTTTTATAGGAACCGGCGGACATGGGCATACATTCCCGGGAGCTACCACTCCTTTCGGAATGATCCAGCTCAGTCCTGATCAGAATACCAAAAGCGGTGACTGGGACTGGTGCTCAGGATATCATTACAGCAGTAAAACCATTATGGGCTTCAGCCATAATCATCTCAGCGGAACAGGCTGGGCAGATCTCGGGGATATCCTGGTAATGCCAACCGTAGGAAATATAAAAATGGTTCCGGGCACAGAAGACAAGCCGGAAAGCGGCTATCGTTCAACATTCAGTCATGATAAAGAAACTGCTTCACCGGGATATTATTCAGTCATGCTGGACAGCTACGGAATTAAAGCCGAACTGACCGCTTCCCCAAGAGTAGGATTTCACAAATATACCTTTCCAAAGAGTGAAGAAGCAAACATTATCATAGATCCTACCAATAAAATTTTCGGAAATATTTACCACACGCTGGTAAGCATCGAAGGAAACAATAAGATTAAAGGATACTGCTACAGCAACGGCTGGGGAGGAAAAAGATTCGCCTATTTTGTGATGGAATTTTCAAAACCTTTCAAATCTTACGGAACCTATTCGGAAGGAAAGATAAAAGAAAATGAAAAGATAGCGCTTGCCAAAGACGCCAAAGCTTTCGTAAGATTTTCTACTCAGGAAAATGAGAGCATAGAAGTTAAAGTATCCCTGTCTCCGGTAAGCACGGAAGGGGCACAGCAAAACTTCGATGCTGAGGCAAAGAATGTAGACTTTGCAAAAGCTAAAGAAAATGCCCAGAAAACATGGAGAGACCTGATCAGCAGATTCCAGGTGACGGGAGGTACGGATGACCAGAGAAAAATTTTCTATACAGGAGTGTATCACACTTTCATAGCGCCTAATCTGTATATGGATACCAATGGAGATTATGTTGCCGCACAGGAAAACATGAATACGAAATGGTTTACGAATTACAGTACCTATTCCTATTGGGACGGCTTCAGGGCAACACACCCTTTGCTTACCATTATGGATCAGAAACATACGAAAGAATTTGCCAATTCCCTGATCAGCAGGTTTACAGACCGCAAAGATCATATGCCGATCTGGGAACTGTGCGGATATGATAATTTCTGTATGCTTGGATATCACAGCGTATCGGTAATCTGGGATGCCATTTCCAAAGGGGTACCGGGAATAGATCAGGAAAAAGCCTTTGCAGCTATGAAAGATGCTTCTCTAACTGATAAAATGAGCAGCAGCGATGGAGGCGGAGGTCTTAATGATTACATCAAATTAGGGTACACACCATCCGAAAACGGGGCTTCCGTTTCCGCAACTCTGGAATATGCATATGATGACTGGTGCATCCAGCAGCTTGCAGAGAAATTGGGTAAAAAAGAAGAAGCGGAAGTTTATAAAAAGCGCTCCATGAACTTTCTGAATACCTTCAACAAAGAAAACAGTCATTTCTGGCCAAGGCAGAAGAATGGTGAATTCCTTGCTGATTTTAAACTAAACGATTGGAAAAAACTGCAGCCACACTGGGTTTCCGGAAATATCTGGGCTTATGATTTCTTCGTTCCTCATCAGATCGATGAAATGATGAATCTTTACGGCGGAAAAAAAGGTTTTGAAGAAAAACTGGATAAAACCTTTACTGAAGCTTTAAAAATGGAAGGTGAGCAACATGTTGATATTTCAGGATTCATAGGTTCTTTAGGGTTTGGAGATGAGCCGGGACATCATGTTCCTTACCTGTACAACTACGCTGGAAGTCCTTATAAAACCCAGAAAATGGTAAAATTCATCCGCGACAATATGTATGCTGCGAAACCGGACGGAATTGTCAACAATGAAGACTGCGGCCAGATGTCTGCATGGTATATTTTCTCATCATTAGGATTTTATCCTGTAACTCCGGGAAAGCCTGTCTATGCCATTGGAGCACCGCAGTTTCCTAAAGCTTCTTTAAAGCTGGAAAATGGAAAAATATTCACAGTCATTGCAGATAAAATATCAGATAAAAACATTTACGTTCAGAAAATGTTTTTAAACGGGAAAGAGTTCAAAAGCTGGGAAATCAATCATAGTGATATTATGAACGGTGGCGAGCTAAAATTTGTTATGGGAAGCAAGCCTGTAAAATAA
- a CDS encoding glycoside hydrolase family 130 protein, producing the protein MTFQPAKIPWQDRPEDSHDIMWRYSANPIINRYAIPTSNSIFNSAVVPFEDGFAGVFRCDNKAVQMNIFAGFSKDGINWEINHEPIDMKAGNTEMIESDYKYDPRVAFIEDRYWITWCNGYHGPTIGIAYTFDFKEFFQCENAFLPFNRNGVLFPEKINGKYAMLSRPSDNGHTPFGDIYISYSPDMKYWGEHRCVMKVAPFEDSAWQCTKIGAGPVPIKTEEGWLLFYHGVINTCRGFRYSMGASLLDLEDPSKVLYRTKPYLLAPAELYELTGDIPNVVFPCAALSEGDKVTVYYGAADTVVAIAFGYISEIIDFMKKNSL; encoded by the coding sequence ATGACATTTCAACCAGCAAAGATCCCTTGGCAGGATCGTCCGGAAGACAGCCATGATATTATGTGGCGTTACTCTGCAAATCCGATCATCAACAGATATGCGATTCCTACATCCAACAGCATTTTCAATAGTGCGGTGGTTCCTTTTGAGGATGGGTTCGCAGGAGTTTTCCGTTGCGACAACAAAGCGGTACAGATGAATATTTTTGCAGGTTTCAGCAAGGATGGGATCAATTGGGAAATCAACCACGAGCCTATCGACATGAAAGCCGGTAATACCGAAATGATAGAATCCGATTATAAATACGATCCCCGTGTTGCGTTTATAGAAGACCGTTACTGGATCACATGGTGCAACGGATATCACGGACCAACGATCGGGATTGCCTATACTTTTGATTTTAAAGAATTCTTTCAGTGCGAAAATGCATTCCTGCCTTTCAACAGAAACGGAGTCCTTTTCCCTGAGAAAATAAACGGTAAATATGCAATGCTGAGCAGACCGAGTGATAATGGGCATACCCCTTTCGGAGATATTTACATCAGCTACAGCCCGGATATGAAATACTGGGGCGAGCACAGATGCGTAATGAAAGTGGCTCCGTTTGAAGACAGCGCCTGGCAGTGTACAAAGATCGGTGCAGGGCCGGTTCCTATCAAAACTGAAGAAGGATGGCTGCTTTTCTATCACGGCGTAATCAATACCTGCAGGGGTTTCCGCTATTCTATGGGAGCATCATTGCTGGATCTTGAAGACCCGTCAAAAGTATTGTACAGAACAAAACCTTACTTACTGGCTCCGGCTGAATTGTATGAGCTTACAGGAGACATCCCGAATGTAGTGTTTCCGTGCGCGGCACTTTCAGAAGGAGATAAGGTGACAGTATATTATGGCGCGGCGGATACCGTTGTAGCTATAGCGTTTGGATATATTTCAGAAATCATTGATTTTATGAAGAAGAATTCGCTTTAA